Proteins from one Enterobacter bugandensis genomic window:
- a CDS encoding ABC transporter ATP-binding protein, translating into MKPLIQVQAVSQRFSTASGEFLALQNVSFDIHEGETVSLIGHSGCGKSTLLNLIAGIALPTEGGLICDNREIAGPGPERAVVFQNHSLLPWLTCFDNVALAVDQVFRHTMSKAERKEWIEHNLDRVQMGHALHKRPGEISGGMKQRVGIARALAMKPKVLLMDEPFGALDALTRAHLQDSVMQIQQALNTTIVLITHDVDEAVLLSDRVLMMTNGPAATVGEILRVDLPRPRNRVQLADDSRYHHMRQQILHFLYEKQPKAA; encoded by the coding sequence ATGAAACCATTAATTCAGGTCCAGGCCGTGAGCCAGCGTTTTTCCACCGCCAGCGGCGAGTTTCTGGCGCTGCAGAACGTCTCTTTTGATATCCACGAGGGCGAAACCGTGAGTCTTATTGGCCACTCCGGCTGCGGCAAGTCGACGCTGCTTAACCTCATCGCCGGGATCGCGCTGCCGACGGAAGGCGGGCTGATTTGCGACAACCGCGAAATCGCCGGGCCGGGGCCCGAGCGCGCGGTGGTGTTCCAGAACCATTCGCTGCTGCCGTGGCTGACCTGCTTCGACAACGTGGCGCTGGCGGTGGATCAGGTCTTCCGTCACACCATGAGCAAGGCCGAGCGCAAAGAGTGGATCGAGCACAACCTCGACCGCGTGCAGATGGGACACGCGCTGCACAAGCGTCCGGGGGAGATCTCCGGCGGCATGAAGCAGCGCGTCGGGATTGCCCGCGCGCTGGCGATGAAGCCGAAAGTGCTGCTGATGGATGAGCCGTTCGGCGCGCTGGATGCGCTGACGCGCGCCCATCTGCAGGACTCGGTGATGCAGATCCAGCAGGCGCTGAACACCACCATCGTGCTCATTACCCACGACGTGGACGAGGCGGTGCTGCTCTCCGATCGCGTGCTGATGATGACCAACGGCCCGGCGGCCACCGTCGGGGAGATCCTGCGCGTTGACCTGCCGCGCCCGCGCAACCGGGTGCAGCTGGCGGACGACAGCCGCTATCACCACATGCGCCAGCAGATCCTCCATTTCCTCTACGAAAAACAGCCGAAAGCGGCGTAA
- the ntrB gene encoding nitrate ABC transporter permease, producing the protein MPHLQNTKPQETPESGEVIVLPPVQVRRRTPALARRINDFFQRVIPALLGLGLLVVLWQLAAINSKGFPTPLSTLDSAITLFADPFYRDGPNDMGIGWNVLASLQRVAIGFGLAALAGIPLGFLIGRFTFFSRMFNPLIALLRPVSPLAWLPIGLLLFQKAEPASSWTIFICSIWPMVINTAEGVRRIPQDYLNVARVLQLSEWTIMRRILFPAVLPAVLTGVRLSIGIAWLVIVAAEMLTGGLGIGFWIWNEWNNLNVENILIAIVIIGVVGLLLEQGLMLIARRFSWQEK; encoded by the coding sequence ATGCCGCATCTGCAAAACACGAAACCACAAGAGACGCCAGAGAGCGGGGAAGTGATTGTCCTGCCTCCGGTACAGGTTCGCCGCCGCACACCCGCGTTAGCACGCCGGATTAACGACTTTTTCCAGCGCGTTATCCCGGCGCTGCTCGGCCTTGGGCTGCTGGTGGTGCTCTGGCAACTGGCGGCGATAAACAGCAAAGGCTTCCCGACGCCGCTCAGCACGCTTGATTCCGCCATTACCCTGTTTGCCGACCCGTTTTATCGCGACGGGCCTAACGATATGGGCATTGGCTGGAACGTGCTTGCTTCACTGCAGCGCGTCGCCATCGGCTTTGGCCTGGCAGCGCTGGCGGGTATTCCGCTGGGCTTTTTGATTGGCCGCTTCACCTTTTTCTCGCGCATGTTCAACCCGCTGATTGCGCTTCTGCGGCCGGTCAGCCCGCTGGCCTGGCTGCCCATCGGCCTGCTGCTGTTCCAGAAAGCGGAGCCCGCGTCGAGCTGGACCATTTTCATCTGCTCTATCTGGCCGATGGTGATCAACACCGCCGAAGGCGTGCGCCGCATTCCGCAGGACTACCTCAACGTCGCCCGCGTATTGCAGCTTTCCGAGTGGACGATCATGCGCCGCATACTCTTCCCGGCTGTGCTACCCGCTGTGCTGACCGGGGTGCGCCTCTCCATCGGCATCGCCTGGCTGGTGATTGTCGCCGCCGAGATGCTCACCGGGGGGCTGGGTATCGGCTTCTGGATCTGGAACGAGTGGAACAACCTCAACGTCGAAAACATTCTGATTGCCATCGTCATCATCGGCGTGGTCGGGTTGCTGCTGGAGCAGGGGCTGATGCTGATCGCCCGTCGCTTTAGCTGGCAGGAAAAATAA
- a CDS encoding CmpA/NrtA family ABC transporter substrate-binding protein has translation MADLSRRRFLQASMLASGAALLPGVMQAAWAAGSDKPEQETVRVGFIPLTDCAPVVIAALKGFDKKYGITIVPTKEASWAAVRDKLVAGELDAAHILYGLLYGLELGIAGKPQQMANLMTLNQNGQAITLSSDLAEKGVRDLDGLKTLIGQQAPGTYTFAHTFPTGTHAMWLYYWLASAGINPFDDVRTVVVPPPQMVMNMRIGNMVGFCVGEPWNARAINDRIGFTAATSQSIWADHPEKILGTRRDWVEKNPHAARALVSAVLEAARWIEASPENKRETAQILSRRAWLNCKEQYLTGRMLGEYDNGLGQRWQDAHPIRFFNEGAVSYPYLSDGMWFLTQFRRWGLLKAAPDYAGIAQRINQTAVWQDAATAVGGMSTPSSPYRSSTLMDGTVWNGTDPEGYASRFAIHRKGA, from the coding sequence ATGGCGGATTTGTCGAGACGGCGATTTTTGCAGGCCAGCATGCTGGCGAGTGGTGCAGCGCTGTTACCGGGTGTTATGCAGGCTGCCTGGGCGGCTGGCTCAGATAAACCGGAACAGGAGACGGTGCGCGTCGGGTTTATCCCGCTGACCGACTGCGCGCCGGTGGTTATCGCAGCGTTAAAAGGCTTTGATAAAAAATACGGTATCACCATCGTTCCCACCAAAGAGGCGAGCTGGGCGGCGGTGCGCGACAAGCTGGTGGCGGGAGAACTGGACGCCGCACACATTCTTTACGGTCTGCTGTACGGGCTGGAGCTGGGCATCGCCGGCAAGCCGCAGCAGATGGCGAACCTGATGACGCTCAATCAGAACGGCCAGGCCATCACGCTTTCAAGCGATCTGGCGGAGAAGGGCGTTCGCGATCTCGACGGGCTGAAAACGCTGATCGGGCAGCAGGCGCCGGGAACCTACACCTTCGCACACACCTTCCCGACCGGGACGCATGCCATGTGGCTTTACTACTGGCTGGCCAGCGCGGGCATTAACCCCTTTGACGACGTGCGCACGGTGGTGGTGCCGCCGCCGCAGATGGTGATGAACATGCGCATCGGCAACATGGTGGGCTTCTGCGTCGGCGAGCCGTGGAACGCGCGGGCGATTAACGACCGTATCGGCTTTACCGCCGCCACGTCGCAGTCCATCTGGGCCGATCATCCGGAAAAGATCCTCGGCACGCGCCGCGACTGGGTGGAGAAAAACCCGCACGCCGCCCGGGCGCTGGTGAGCGCGGTGCTGGAGGCCGCGCGCTGGATCGAGGCGTCCCCGGAAAACAAACGCGAAACCGCGCAGATCCTCTCCCGCCGGGCGTGGCTCAACTGCAAAGAACAGTATCTCACCGGGCGCATGCTCGGCGAGTACGACAACGGCCTGGGCCAGCGCTGGCAGGACGCGCACCCGATCCGCTTCTTCAACGAGGGGGCTGTGAGCTACCCGTATCTCTCCGACGGCATGTGGTTCTTAACCCAGTTCCGCCGCTGGGGCTTGCTCAAAGCCGCGCCGGACTACGCGGGCATCGCGCAGCGCATCAACCAGACCGCGGTCTGGCAGGATGCCGCCACCGCCGTCGGCGGCATGTCCACGCCGTCATCACCGTACCGCAGCAGCACGCTGATGGACGGCACCGTCTGGAACGGCACCGATCCGGAAGGGTACGCCAGCCGTTTCGCCATTCACCGTAAAGGGGCCTGA
- the nasR gene encoding nitrate regulatory protein NasR (NasR is a transcription antiterminator and transcriptional regulator for the nasFEDCBA operon), which produces MTLMAGISPGATEWLQRARRMRREQLSRLAQLNVLVRGISQLVHMLQCERGASNVWLCSQGKLYAPECKASRALVDENLAALNDILGKQSAFPGSAVCERIGNALLTLETLPALRDGVNRQTLTAPQAMEHYSRMLRHLLSIVPQLNDSIDDPQIAGRFVALYSLMQGKELAGQERALGAIGFTQGFFDDVTRQRLVDRIDGQQACFEIFLSHSQADVQTSFSLNCQPDRETEQLRRVACTRQPAADNGNTALAWFALQTARLEHLRALEETIIADLMVAVDERIQRDEAYPLPGDEQDDPLAHYPDKPLLTLVRQQAREIEQLSRQLVSLRDTLEERKTIDKAKSVLMTHQNMSEEQAWTTLRKMAMDKNQRMVDIARALLMVKSVWQVTPKE; this is translated from the coding sequence ATGACATTAATGGCCGGCATTTCGCCAGGTGCAACCGAATGGCTCCAGCGCGCAAGGCGGATGCGCCGGGAGCAGCTCAGCAGGCTGGCGCAGCTGAACGTGCTGGTGCGCGGCATTAGCCAACTGGTGCATATGCTCCAGTGCGAGCGCGGCGCATCTAACGTCTGGCTCTGCTCACAGGGTAAGCTCTATGCGCCTGAATGCAAAGCCAGCCGGGCGCTGGTGGATGAAAACCTTGCTGCACTGAACGATATTCTTGGAAAACAGTCCGCCTTTCCGGGAAGCGCCGTTTGCGAACGTATTGGCAATGCGCTGCTCACGCTGGAGACGCTTCCCGCGCTGCGCGACGGTGTAAATCGGCAAACGCTAACGGCTCCGCAGGCAATGGAGCACTACTCCCGCATGCTGCGCCACCTGCTCAGTATCGTACCGCAGCTTAATGACAGCATTGACGACCCGCAAATCGCGGGCCGTTTCGTCGCGCTATATAGCCTGATGCAGGGGAAAGAGCTGGCGGGACAAGAGCGGGCCCTGGGGGCGATTGGCTTCACGCAGGGCTTTTTCGATGATGTGACCCGCCAGCGGCTGGTTGACCGCATTGACGGGCAGCAGGCCTGCTTTGAGATCTTTCTCTCCCACAGCCAGGCCGACGTGCAGACTTCGTTCTCCCTTAATTGTCAGCCCGATCGTGAGACGGAGCAGCTCCGGCGCGTGGCCTGTACCCGCCAGCCTGCCGCAGACAATGGCAATACCGCACTCGCCTGGTTTGCGCTGCAAACGGCGCGGCTGGAGCATCTGCGCGCGCTGGAGGAGACGATCATCGCCGATCTGATGGTCGCGGTGGATGAGCGTATTCAGCGCGACGAGGCATACCCGCTTCCCGGGGATGAACAGGACGATCCGCTGGCGCACTACCCGGATAAACCGCTGCTGACCCTGGTTCGCCAGCAGGCACGAGAGATAGAGCAGCTTTCCCGCCAGCTCGTGTCGCTGCGCGATACGCTTGAGGAGCGCAAAACCATTGATAAAGCCAAAAGCGTGCTGATGACCCACCAGAACATGAGTGAAGAACAGGCCTGGACGACGCTGCGCAAAATGGCAATGGACAAGAACCAGCGCATGGTCGATATCGCCCGCGCGCTGCTTATGGTGAAGAGCGTCTGGCAGGTAACACCAAAGGAGTAG
- a CDS encoding DsrE/DsrF/TusD sulfur relay family protein: MQKIVIVANGAAYGSESLFNSLRLAIALREKESDLVLRIFLMSDAVTAGLKGQKPAEGYNIQQMLEILTAQDVPVKLCKTCTDGRGITGLPLIEGVEIGTLVELAEWTLTADKVLTF; this comes from the coding sequence ATGCAGAAGATTGTGATCGTCGCCAACGGTGCGGCCTACGGCAGCGAATCCCTTTTCAACAGCCTGCGCCTGGCGATCGCGCTACGCGAAAAAGAGAGCGACCTGGTACTGCGGATATTTTTAATGTCCGACGCCGTCACCGCCGGGCTGAAGGGTCAAAAACCGGCGGAAGGCTACAACATTCAGCAGATGCTGGAGATCCTGACCGCGCAGGACGTGCCGGTAAAACTCTGTAAGACCTGCACCGACGGGCGCGGCATTACCGGGCTGCCGCTGATCGAGGGCGTAGAAATCGGTACGCTGGTTGAACTGGCCGAATGGACGCTGACCGCGGATAAAGTATTAACTTTTTAA
- a CDS encoding methyl-accepting chemotaxis protein, whose protein sequence is MFRSIRARIIAATTGCLVVALLLNTVINFQVTRQDNQQSQRDILTSTRASHNMAIADWVKSKMTVITSAQSIALADDPVPAFKQLAQAGGFTNVYVGYASKTAKFSDPTGVPADYDPTVRPWYQQVVSTDGPVVTAPYVDAGTGKLVVTFAVPVKENGALKAVVAGDVAMDSVVANVRGIHPTPASSGLLLNSDGTVIAANEPALTLKPFAETIKGIDLAALKSGNPVDGTLNDKDKTFIASAVPGTNWLLVVALDSSDATSGMRSLLKASAISLVILALLSGAIVHVLIARLLKRLSDIRDAMHNIANGTNDLSQRLPDSGDDEVAQIAQAFNAFSDKLSVVMVQLRDASASVKNAAQEIAAGNQDLSGRTEQAASSLRETASAVEEITASVTQSNESAAEANDQASKASAAAARGGEVVSQAISTMQSIEVASAKIGDITSVIDGIAFQTNILALNASVEAARAGEQGRGFAVVAGEVRNLASRSAQAAKEIKSLIDSTTDSVATGSRYVHLAGESMDEIRSSIGSVSGIMREISIATSEQMKGIHEINHAVTHLDRMVQQNAELVVQSAAAASALQSQAGDLAETAGHFRI, encoded by the coding sequence ATGTTCAGATCCATTCGCGCACGCATTATCGCCGCGACGACAGGCTGCCTCGTCGTCGCCCTTCTTCTCAATACCGTAATTAACTTCCAGGTCACGCGCCAGGATAACCAGCAGTCCCAGCGCGATATTCTGACCAGCACCCGCGCCAGCCACAACATGGCGATTGCCGACTGGGTCAAAAGCAAAATGACGGTGATTACCTCCGCGCAGAGCATCGCGCTGGCTGACGATCCGGTTCCGGCGTTTAAGCAGCTTGCCCAGGCGGGCGGTTTCACCAATGTTTACGTGGGCTACGCCAGCAAGACGGCGAAATTCTCCGACCCGACAGGCGTCCCGGCGGATTATGACCCCACCGTTCGTCCCTGGTATCAACAGGTGGTGAGCACGGACGGCCCGGTGGTAACGGCACCCTACGTTGATGCCGGGACCGGGAAGCTGGTGGTCACGTTTGCCGTGCCGGTGAAGGAGAATGGCGCTCTGAAAGCGGTGGTGGCGGGCGATGTCGCCATGGATAGCGTGGTGGCGAACGTGCGCGGGATCCACCCCACGCCGGCCAGCAGCGGGTTGCTTCTGAACAGCGACGGCACGGTGATTGCCGCCAACGAGCCGGCCCTGACGCTGAAGCCGTTTGCCGAGACGATCAAAGGCATCGACCTTGCGGCGCTGAAGAGCGGTAACCCGGTCGACGGAACGCTGAATGACAAGGATAAAACCTTTATCGCTTCAGCCGTGCCGGGCACGAACTGGCTCCTGGTCGTCGCCCTCGACAGCAGCGATGCCACCTCCGGCATGCGTTCCCTGCTGAAAGCGTCGGCGATTTCGCTGGTGATCCTCGCACTCCTGAGCGGCGCCATTGTTCACGTCCTGATTGCCCGCCTGCTGAAACGCCTGTCCGACATTCGCGACGCGATGCACAACATTGCCAACGGCACTAACGATCTGTCCCAGCGCCTGCCGGACAGCGGCGATGACGAAGTGGCGCAAATTGCGCAGGCGTTTAACGCCTTCAGCGATAAGCTCTCGGTGGTGATGGTTCAGCTCCGTGACGCCAGCGCCTCGGTGAAAAACGCCGCGCAGGAGATTGCGGCAGGTAACCAGGATCTCTCCGGACGTACCGAGCAGGCGGCGTCCAGCCTTCGCGAAACCGCCAGCGCCGTGGAAGAGATCACCGCCTCTGTCACCCAGTCGAATGAATCGGCAGCAGAAGCCAACGATCAGGCCAGCAAGGCCTCTGCGGCCGCAGCGCGCGGCGGTGAAGTGGTTTCGCAGGCCATCAGCACCATGCAGTCCATCGAAGTGGCGTCCGCTAAGATTGGCGATATCACCAGCGTGATCGACGGCATCGCCTTCCAGACCAACATTCTGGCGCTGAACGCCTCCGTCGAGGCGGCGCGTGCCGGTGAGCAGGGCCGCGGGTTCGCCGTGGTTGCCGGTGAAGTGCGGAACCTCGCCAGCCGCAGCGCCCAGGCGGCGAAAGAGATCAAATCGCTTATCGACTCCACCACCGACAGCGTGGCCACCGGCTCGCGCTACGTGCATCTGGCCGGGGAAAGCATGGATGAGATCCGCTCCAGCATCGGCAGCGTCTCCGGCATCATGCGCGAGATCTCAATTGCCACCAGCGAGCAGATGAAAGGCATTCACGAGATCAACCACGCGGTGACCCATCTCGACAGAATGGTGCAGCAGAATGCCGAGCTGGTGGTGCAGTCCGCCGCGGCCGCCAGCGCATTGCAAAGCCAGGCGGGCGACCTTGCTGAAACCGCCGGCCATTTCCGCATTTAA
- a CDS encoding DUF1883 domain-containing protein, producing the protein MALVKTSLKLFGGDTVVVRCSERCRIHLMSAKAQKQSQADILTVQDDKAWLTVPYTGTWDVLIDSHSQSLEHSVSYVAA; encoded by the coding sequence ATGGCACTGGTGAAAACAAGTTTGAAACTGTTTGGCGGGGATACGGTGGTGGTGCGTTGCTCAGAGCGCTGTCGTATTCATCTGATGAGTGCGAAAGCACAGAAGCAATCCCAGGCGGATATTCTGACCGTGCAGGATGACAAGGCCTGGCTTACCGTGCCGTATACCGGTACGTGGGATGTGCTGATCGACAGCCACAGCCAGTCGCTGGAGCACTCGGTCAGCTACGTGGCTGCGTAA
- a CDS encoding gamma-glutamylcyclotransferase — protein sequence MLTRDFLMKADCKTAFGAIEESLLWSAEQRAASLAATLACRPDDGPVWIFGYGSLMWNPALEFVESATGTLPGWHRAFCLRLTAGRGSACQPGRMLALKEGGRTTGVAYRLPDATLEEELTLLWKREMITGCYMPSWCKLELDDGRTVNALVFIMDPRHPLYEADTRTQVIAPLIAAASGPLGTNAQYLFSLDQELTRLGMQDDCLNELVVKVKALLEGNPLNSTLRPGFA from the coding sequence GTGTTAACGCGTGATTTCTTAATGAAGGCAGATTGTAAGACGGCATTTGGTGCTATTGAGGAATCGCTTCTCTGGTCAGCTGAACAACGTGCGGCGTCGCTCGCTGCTACGCTTGCCTGCCGCCCGGATGATGGCCCGGTATGGATTTTTGGCTACGGTTCACTGATGTGGAACCCGGCTCTCGAATTTGTTGAATCGGCAACCGGCACGCTGCCCGGCTGGCATCGCGCATTTTGCCTGCGCCTGACGGCCGGACGCGGCAGCGCCTGTCAGCCAGGGCGCATGCTTGCACTAAAAGAGGGCGGACGCACCACGGGCGTCGCGTATCGCCTTCCGGATGCCACGCTCGAAGAGGAGCTGACGCTGCTCTGGAAGCGCGAGATGATCACCGGCTGCTATATGCCGAGCTGGTGCAAGCTGGAGCTCGACGACGGGCGCACCGTTAACGCGCTGGTATTTATTATGGATCCGCGCCACCCGCTGTATGAAGCGGACACCCGCACGCAGGTGATTGCCCCGTTAATTGCCGCCGCCAGCGGGCCGCTGGGCACCAACGCGCAATATCTCTTCTCCCTCGATCAGGAGCTGACCCGCCTCGGCATGCAGGACGATTGTCTGAATGAGCTGGTGGTGAAAGTGAAGGCGCTGCTGGAAGGGAACCCGCTCAACAGCACGCTGCGACCGGGTTTTGCCTGA
- the chaB gene encoding putative cation transport regulator ChaB — translation MPYKTKRELPDNVKNVLPEHAQDIYKEAFNSAWDQYKDKDDRRDNASREETAHKVAWAAVKHDYEKGDDDKLHKKK, via the coding sequence ATGCCATATAAAACGAAACGCGAATTACCCGATAACGTGAAAAACGTCCTGCCCGAACACGCGCAGGATATCTACAAAGAAGCGTTTAACAGCGCCTGGGATCAGTACAAAGATAAAGACGATCGGCGGGATAATGCCAGCCGGGAAGAGACGGCGCACAAGGTCGCCTGGGCCGCAGTAAAACATGACTATGAGAAAGGAGACGATGATAAATTGCATAAAAAGAAATAG
- the chaA gene encoding sodium-potassium/proton antiporter ChaA: MTATHEAVKTRHKETSLIFPVLALAVLLFWGSSQSLPVVVGINILALVGILTSAFSVVRHADVLAHRLGEPYGSLILSLSVVILEVSLISALMATGDAAPTLMRDTLYSIIMIVTGGLVGFSLLLGGRKFATQYMNLFGIKQYLIALFPLAIIVLVFPMALPGANFSTGQALLVALISAAMYGVFLLIQTKTHQSLFVYEHEDDSDDDDPHHGKPSAHSSAWHTVWLIVHLIAVIAVTKMNANPLETLLTELNAPVAFTGFLVALLILSPEGLGALKAVLNNQVQRAMNLFFGSVLATISLTVPVVTLIAFMTGNELQFALGAPEMIVMVASLLLCQISFSTGRTNVLNGAAHMALFVAYLMTIFA; the protein is encoded by the coding sequence ATGACAGCAACACACGAGGCGGTAAAGACCCGCCACAAGGAGACGTCTCTCATTTTCCCGGTTCTGGCACTGGCTGTGCTGCTCTTCTGGGGAAGCAGTCAGTCACTGCCAGTGGTGGTTGGTATCAATATTCTTGCCCTGGTGGGCATTTTAACCAGCGCATTTAGCGTCGTTCGCCATGCGGACGTATTAGCCCACCGCCTGGGCGAGCCTTATGGCTCTTTAATTCTCAGCCTTTCCGTCGTTATTCTCGAAGTCAGCCTGATTTCCGCGTTGATGGCAACCGGCGATGCCGCCCCGACCCTGATGCGCGATACGCTTTACTCCATCATTATGATTGTGACGGGCGGCCTGGTAGGCTTCTCTCTGTTACTGGGCGGACGCAAATTTGCGACCCAGTACATGAATCTTTTCGGCATTAAACAGTATCTGATTGCCCTCTTCCCGCTGGCAATTATCGTGCTGGTCTTCCCGATGGCGCTGCCGGGCGCAAACTTCTCCACCGGCCAGGCGCTGCTGGTCGCGCTGATTTCCGCCGCCATGTACGGCGTGTTCCTGCTCATTCAGACCAAAACGCACCAGAGCCTGTTTGTGTATGAGCATGAAGACGACAGCGACGACGATGACCCGCACCACGGCAAGCCGTCGGCCCACAGCAGCGCGTGGCACACGGTTTGGCTGATCGTGCATCTGATTGCGGTGATTGCCGTCACCAAGATGAACGCCAACCCGCTGGAGACGCTGTTAACCGAGCTGAACGCGCCGGTGGCCTTTACCGGTTTCCTGGTGGCGCTGCTGATCCTCTCCCCTGAGGGTTTAGGTGCGCTGAAGGCGGTGCTGAACAATCAGGTGCAGCGTGCGATGAATCTGTTCTTCGGCTCCGTGCTGGCGACCATTTCACTCACCGTACCGGTGGTGACGCTGATCGCCTTTATGACCGGTAACGAGCTGCAGTTTGCGCTGGGCGCGCCGGAGATGATTGTGATGGTGGCCTCGCTGCTGCTGTGCCAGATTTCATTCTCCACTGGCCGCACCAATGTCCTGAACGGCGCGGCGCATATGGCGCTGTTTGTAGCGTACTTGATGACGATCTTTGCATAG
- the kdsA gene encoding 3-deoxy-8-phosphooctulonate synthase has product MKQKVVSIGDIKVANDLPFVLFGGMNVLESRDLAMRICEHYVTVTQKLGIPYVFKASFDKANRSSINSYRGPGLEEGMKIFQELKQTFGVKVITDVHESWQAQPVADVVDVIQLPAFLARQTDLVAAMAKTGAVINVKKPQFVSPGQMGNIVDKFIEGGNDKIILCDRGANFGYDNLVVDMLGFSVMKNVSNQSPVIFDVTHALQCRDPFGAASGGRRAQVTELARAGMATGLAGLFIEAHPDPANAKCDGPSALPLDKLEPFLKQIKAIDDLVKSFDELDTSN; this is encoded by the coding sequence ATGAAACAAAAAGTGGTTAGCATTGGTGATATCAAGGTAGCAAACGACCTGCCGTTCGTGCTGTTTGGCGGTATGAACGTGCTGGAATCCCGCGATCTCGCCATGCGTATCTGCGAGCACTACGTGACCGTGACCCAGAAGCTGGGCATTCCGTACGTGTTTAAAGCCTCTTTTGACAAAGCCAACCGCTCCTCCATCAACTCTTACCGTGGCCCGGGCCTGGAAGAGGGGATGAAAATTTTCCAGGAGCTGAAGCAGACGTTTGGCGTGAAAGTGATCACCGACGTGCATGAGTCCTGGCAGGCGCAGCCTGTGGCAGACGTGGTAGACGTAATCCAGCTTCCGGCGTTCCTGGCGCGTCAGACCGACCTGGTTGCCGCGATGGCGAAAACCGGTGCCGTGATCAACGTGAAAAAACCGCAGTTCGTGAGCCCAGGCCAGATGGGTAACATCGTCGATAAGTTTATCGAAGGCGGTAACGACAAGATTATTCTGTGCGACCGTGGCGCTAACTTCGGTTACGACAACCTGGTTGTGGACATGCTGGGCTTCAGCGTGATGAAGAACGTCTCAAACCAGTCGCCGGTGATCTTCGACGTGACCCACGCGCTGCAGTGCCGCGACCCGTTTGGTGCAGCCTCTGGCGGCCGTCGTGCTCAGGTGACCGAGCTGGCGCGCGCCGGTATGGCGACCGGCCTGGCAGGTCTGTTCATTGAAGCGCACCCGGATCCGGCTAACGCGAAATGCGATGGCCCATCCGCGCTGCCGCTGGATAAGCTGGAGCCGTTCCTGAAGCAGATCAAAGCGATTGACGATCTGGTGAAAAGCTTCGACGAGCTGGATACCAGCAACTAA
- the sirB1 gene encoding invasion regulator SirB1, with protein sequence MRSLADFEFNKVPLCDGMILISEMIRDDFTSQYVYDELENLVSLAREEINQARPQDWQLEKLLELFYGEWGFCDTRGVYRLSDALWLDQVLKNRQGSAVALGSILLWVAHRLDIPLVPVIFPTQMILRAEWLDGEMWLINPFNGDTLDEHTLDVWLKGNISPVAELFNEDLDEADNAEVIRKLLDTLKSALMEERQMELALRASEVLLQFNPEDPYEIRDRGLIYAQLDCEHVALNDLSYFVEQCPEDPISEMIRAQINAISHKQITLH encoded by the coding sequence ATGAGGTCCTTAGCCGATTTCGAATTTAATAAAGTGCCGCTTTGCGATGGCATGATCCTGATTTCGGAGATGATACGCGACGATTTTACGTCGCAGTACGTTTACGATGAGCTGGAGAATCTGGTCAGCCTGGCGCGTGAAGAGATCAATCAGGCGCGCCCGCAGGACTGGCAATTAGAGAAGCTTCTGGAGCTTTTCTACGGCGAATGGGGTTTCTGCGACACGCGTGGCGTGTATCGCCTGTCTGACGCATTATGGCTGGACCAGGTCTTAAAAAATCGTCAGGGCAGCGCCGTTGCGCTGGGCTCTATTTTGCTGTGGGTTGCGCACCGCCTGGATATTCCGCTGGTGCCGGTTATTTTCCCGACGCAGATGATCCTGCGTGCGGAGTGGCTGGACGGTGAGATGTGGCTCATTAATCCGTTTAACGGCGACACGCTGGACGAGCATACGCTGGACGTCTGGCTGAAAGGCAACATCAGCCCGGTGGCCGAGCTCTTTAACGAAGATCTCGACGAAGCCGACAACGCCGAAGTCATTCGCAAGCTGCTGGATACGCTGAAGTCAGCGCTGATGGAAGAGCGTCAGATGGAGCTGGCCTTGCGTGCCAGTGAAGTGCTGCTGCAGTTTAATCCGGAAGATCCGTACGAAATTCGCGACCGCGGGCTTATCTATGCCCAGCTCGACTGCGAGCACGTGGCGCTGAACGATCTGAGCTATTTCGTCGAGCAGTGTCCGGAAGATCCGATTAGCGAAATGATTCGCGCGCAGATCAACGCGATCTCGCACAAACAAATTACACTGCATTAA